Genomic window (Electrophorus electricus isolate fEleEle1 chromosome 25, fEleEle1.pri, whole genome shotgun sequence):
CACTAGCCTGCCCCTAGCTGGGAAATGCTTAGTGCCTGTTGTCTTGGTAATGACACAGTGCATTGGAAGCACAAACTCCCACATCCACAGAAAGATTGTACAATACTGAAAATGACTAACATATTGCCTAAAACTCAGGGCATGTTTACGTGTATAGCATTTTTCATACAGGGCTTCAAGGTGTGCTTCAAGAGTATCAGCTCAGTACTGAACCTATAGGGCATTGGTAACTGCTGAATCGCTTTGTTGAATACAAAATCTCTGagaatatatattcaaataaatatatattgagCAACAATATCTTATTGTGAACATTGAGCGAGATCCAGTAACATCAGTAACACCTTGATGATTAAAGTGTGTTTCAGGCCATCTGGCTGGTGTCTCCTCTGAGCCTATGAGTTCTCCCAGCTTCTTTTGGTGATCATGCAGACTGTCACTACTTTCGTGTCCCACACTGACTTTATGTGTAATGTTCTCCCATATTAATAGAAAAGAGAGAATGGACCGAGATTTACTAAAAAACTAAGTGAAAATGTTGCACCCATTTTTacttgtttctttttcctctccttcctcagAGATTTTGACATATGACTGAATATGttacagatacacagatgtaGGTAGTAACAATTTATATCTACTCAGTTACATGTccttaaatacattttgcacaTATTGTCAAAAATAATACTTACCCTACACTGAAGTATTTTTTACAGGGTGATGTTTAAATTTTTTgatgaatgttttcttttatatgtttaatgtcataTTTTGGTAGTGACAAAATATAGTTACTGCTTTACTGTTTGTCGTATCTTTCATGTTTAagcttttcatcttttttttagaCCAAAAGtatcacaaaaagaaaatgccacCTAATAATGTTCACCCCCTATACTGATAGATTCTATCTGTACTGGGAAGAGGTACTCTAGTTCCATAAGTAACCGACCATAGGTACTAGAACAGTGCATTGAACTAACTGATAAGTTGTTTTTCAGTGGGCTACTTTTTCCACTTAAATCATTATTTCACTGAATTATCACACTGAATGTGCTATTAGTTCAGCCTATCTCTGCAGATATGGCTCTTCATGAGATTAAACCAGACCCGTCTAAACCCGGCTTCAAAAACATATCTTGTCATACCTCAAAAACACCACGAGAAATCAGTAGTTTCTTCCTGGGGCATTCACAGCACTGACACCCCACTTTTCACAAAGGCAGAGATTTATTGTCTCCATGGAGACCTCTTATTGCCATGgcaaatttaaaaattacttaTCCTTGAGTAATCTCGATGTTGGCAATAAAACGAGTCTAAACTATGGCTGACTTTAGGACCCAAGAAATCCAAAAGAAATGagtgaacacatttacacaaatacTTCTCCACTGCTGTGATAATTGTTCATAAATTAGCAATAATTGCTGTCACCAGAGTAGTACACTAGGCTATTAAACGGGCTTTTCTTCCCTTCTGTAGTGACAGGACAGCTGAGAGCAGCTGTGTGAACTCAACTACATGTCTCCAAGCTTCTGCTTTAAAGTAGGACTACCTTACGTTCATTTCACATGCATCCACATTCATCCACATTCACACAGTAATATCCATTGGTTAATGGTTGATATTAAAAATGGCTACTGCATGACTGCCAAGAAATAAAGTCATATGAGAAATTATGAAGGCATAAAGTTAGAACAAAGGGCAATGGTTGATATTTGGCATCACAATACTACAATATACTTGGTTCAatagaattatatatacatatatttccAGGTTTTTGCACAAAGGGCTGACAGGGGCTTGTTAAATCTGGCTTTATACCAAACAGAAGTGCTGttatgaaataaatgaacagaggCATTCATAGCATGCCTGTGAGTTCACTGTCTCTATATAATAACTCTGATAGCAATATGTAAACCTGCAGGTACATACTGCACTGCTGTGGTGGCTTAATTTACACCACCACTGATGAAGGAGTAGTTGGTCACTTTCAAAGtcttttgtacaaaaacataaagcaaaCCTTGACTCACTGTGTGGCTTCttgtttaaaatgataaagAATTTAGCACTGCATTCAGCACTGGTTCTGTAATTTtggacatttttctttgtactATCACAAATAaagttgtgcatgtgtgcacacacagagagaaagagagaactatCTAGGAAGGATGTGTTTCTGTAGGGCAGAAACACCTGGGAGATCCAATGCTGGATTTCCATTACACTGCAAAACTCATTTCAACCAACATAAGCCATTTTTGATTGGTATAGGCTTCAGGTCAGTTTCCTAATTACACATAACCACAGAAGCAAGGtaacagacgcacacacacacacacacacacacacacacacacacacacacacacacacacacaaaataatctaaataaaaatgtgtgttgtggttATCTGTGATAGCAAACCAATTTCCTGGAAACTGGTCACTTGCTCAGGTGAATAGTGTTCTTTACGCACAGCCAATACAAAacttgtaaaaatgtttttgctatgTTGTTGCAGTTTGTTTTTAGATGATTTACAAACAAATGTTGACCACATGCAGTACATTCCCAACTGgtgattattatttataaatatgagaTTGCAGCATTATAAGACAGAGCAataatttcaaatttcaaagaAGAGCATTTGCTGAAGTTATGCTTTTATGAAGTTATAATCCCTCATTCACATAAGCGTCTCCCCTTCTTGTGTAGGTATTCGAATTATTTTGGATGAGTGATGATTTTATAAGAATAGGCAATAGGCCTAGACCACATATTGAGAGAGATTTTATGATGTCCTCTTCAGCAAATGCTGACTATATACAGGGACCAACAGTCCATAAAGACATGTAGGTGAGGGTAATTGGTGAGTGGAGACAGGTGATGTAGGTGAGGGAAAttggtgggtggagagagggtgCAGCTGGTGGAGTAGGACTAAatctgaagcagcaaaacaggcAGTGAAGACTCCCTGCTGGATTTTATGTGACAGAAATACAACCTGTTTGTGGCCTTTTCTTATTCTACATATTATGCTTGAATTTTTGGAGGTATAAGTTGAGTTATGCTCTGAATTCTTGGAGGTATAAGTTGAGTTATGCTCTGAATTTTTGGAGGTATAAGTTGAGTTATGCTCTGAAAAATTGGAGACATAAATTGAGCTATGTTCTAATTTTTGGAGGTATAAATTGAGATATGCTCTGAAATTTTATACTTTTTAGAAGTATAACTTGAGCTATGGTCTGAGCATTCTACTACAACCTTGCTCAAGATGTTCTGGCTTCCTGTTTAATTTAGGACCAACTCTTTATGTCATTATAAGGCTCTTAATGACTTACAGTTCCTTAATAAAGCTCAGACTGAtggcctggaaaaaaaaacaagcttttcTCTTGCACCTTCACATAAATATCCCCAAGATTCAActcattaaaatttaaaatattgcaGTATGTTGTATATTCCACAATATAAAATACTGTAATGCATGTTTAATATATCCATTTTCCAATGAATGGCACATGAATGCCTAATTGCTATTGTCATTTCATTATATCTTCTTACattgttttggtatttttttaaCTGTCTaccttttgtgtattttcttattttgatcaactaattattatttatttcatgacaTACTTCTTCCCACCCCCTCATAATAGTGGCCAGCTGTGTGTACAGGCtacatcaaatcaaatcacaattacaacagatgttgtcagaACACAGGTCAGATAGCTCATACATATCATCCTGTAATTAAAACTGATCAGATGAAAGCTTCCAGTCAAGAGAAGACAgtgtatttgcatttgcaaTGCTGATTTTTGTTGGTTTACTGTACCAATATTTGTATGAACTAGGTATCAGAAAGAAGTTGAATAAAACCATATGGAAATATGTGGAATACCAAATAAATTCTCATGAAGGTTATGTTTGTgaagagcaagaaaaaaaattgggtttttttttggtgtatttttCTTAGAACTCTAAGTAACATCTTTTTGTATGTTTCCCACAGGCATCTCTACACCTGGAATgctaaataaaattgtttaaaattgttattaatgTCTTCAACAGGTATCTCCATGCCCATCCCAGTCCTGGGTCTCCGTGACCAGACCAAAGTTTTCAAAGATGGTAGTTGCTTTCTGACAGACAACTCCTTTGTGTTGGTTGGGTCTTTTGTGGCCTTCTTTGTGCCATTGACCATCATGGTGGTGACCTACTTCCTGACCATCAGTGCCCTGCAGAGTGAAGCCACACTATGCCTTGACCAGCTGGTGCCACGACCCAGATGGAGCACTGGGTTAACACTCAGCTTCCTACCTGGCCCTGCCCTCTCACCATCTGAAAAGAAGCAGTTTCTGCGCCGCTCTCTGAGCCGTGAGGAAGGAGGTGGGGTCTCGCCATTTGGACGTCGTGCCGCCCAGTCCCTTGGCAATGAGAGGAAGGCTTCTAAAGTTCTGGGTGTAGTTTTCTTCCTTTTTGTGATTATGTGGTGTCCATTTTTTGTTACAAATGTTTTGGCAGTAGTATGCCAGCCTGCCAGGTGCCGTGGTGACATTGTGGGTAGACTGCTCAATATTTTTGTGTGGGTGGGCTACCTGTCTTCTGCCATCAACCCGCTGGTCTACACACTCTTCAACAAGACCTATCGCTCAGCATTTGCCAGATATGTGCGATGTCAGTACCGTGAGGAAAGGAAACCATTACAGCTCATTCTGGTCAATACTATTCCCCCACTAGCCTATGAATCTACACACCTACCACTGGCTGGACCTCTGGGCAATGGAGACTTCTCTCCACAACTTCCAAATAAAAAGCCTCACCCCTGTAACAAAATCACAGATGAAAGTATTAGCTGTGTGTAGATTAACACTTGAACTGAGGAAAATTCTGCAGGAGGTGTATTTTTATCATAACCTAGTTCCTGGTGGTCATGCTGGgcttttttgtatttgttatccTGTAAAAGAGCAACAAGCCTGGGGAGGTTATTGTCTTGGGAGACCAGAATTATgtaaaacatacatgcacacatatgtagaacatgcattaaaatacccatgtctggtgtgtgtttgtcattgtATTCAGGATGAAACTCCTCAGCTCTGTGCCAGCTTACCAATGGTACAAAAACAGGTTTGTGTGGGGCATCTGAGGAACTCAGGCTTAATGTGCTTAATTGTGATCCTGAGGTAA
Coding sequences:
- the htr2aa gene encoding 5-hydroxytryptamine receptor 2A; the encoded protein is MNLSRDISELAMETIVSSVTLLPFGSDPELSKVISNASLSCNQSEISAEPLLISNLSASGGSGQGTGGCPTEGAELQQKNWAALLILTVVVITVTGNILVIMAVTLERKLQNATNYFLMSLAIADMLLGLLVMPVSMVTILYGYSWPLPAILCPVWIYFDVLLSTASIMHLCAISLDRYVAIRNPFSHTRSNSRSRARAKIAAVWTISAGISMPIPVLGLRDQTKVFKDGSCFLTDNSFVLVGSFVAFFVPLTIMVVTYFLTISALQSEATLCLDQLVPRPRWSTGLTLSFLPGPALSPSEKKQFLRRSLSREEGGGVSPFGRRAAQSLGNERKASKVLGVVFFLFVIMWCPFFVTNVLAVVCQPARCRGDIVGRLLNIFVWVGYLSSAINPLVYTLFNKTYRSAFARYVRCQYREERKPLQLILVNTIPPLAYESTHLPLAGPLGNGDFSPQLPNKKPHPCNKITDESISCV